The DNA region TATTTCGGTGGAGGTACCTCCCATAGTACAATCTTGAGCGAGGACATCAGAACAGAAAATAACCAAATGATGATCAAGATAAGTATTGCCTTCCGTGATGTCACTGTGATCTGATAATCAAATGGATAAGCTATGCAAACGTACCTTTCGATGCTTATTGCAGTCAAGTTTGTTATAGAAGCCACCCCGCAGAGAATATCCATAAAAGTCCAGATTTTAAGAATACTTTCTTTAAGTCGTGCCCCGAACAAGGGATATGCAGCCCAAATCGGCATGGATGTTATTGCCACCAAGATATCAGCTACGGATAAAGATACTACAAAGTAATTTGTGACTGTGCGAATCTTGGAGTTCTTTTTAAAGGCGAGAATAACAAGTGTATTTCCAAATAAAGTCATCAACATGATCATCAGCAAGAAActaaatgaaagaatattcagtGGGCTGCTTCGCTCACCCATCGTTGAGTTATTCAATTCTGATTCCGACTTGAACAGATTTGTTTGGTTCATTGCTTGGCCTTCCTTCATTGATAATTCCATGAGGACTTGCTACCTGCACTAGccttgagaaaatgaaaaatgatcagCACACAAATGATCTCTTTTTCGAAGAGGCTTATCGAAAATAATGTTTTGTCTTTTCCGACGAATCTTAAGAAATTTACAGGTATTCGCCTGCTGGTGTGGTTGCAAAAGACGTAGGTAGGAGATATGGTGATCAAGGAGCTTTGtggaaaaaatgaatagcataCAACAAGATGGTCTCACATATGGAAATTTGATTTTACAGTGATCATCATTAAACCAATAATTACCATGTGAAAGGAAAGCTACCAGAAAACATTACAGAAACGATCGACTAAACGGATCTGATTGGACGTTGAGGCAAGATGCTAAGTGCTTTCCACACAAAAAACACTTTAATTAGAGTGCGGTCTAGGCAATAAGAAAAGCAATAAATTCTGTTCATCACCTCTTCAAGACAAAGAACAAACGAGAGAGAATGTGTTGGTCAGTATAAGTGTATGTTTGTTGCAATTATCTGTTTGTAGATATGGAGGCTGCTTCTCCCTAAGTCATTGCCGCTCACCAAAAGGACAGGTTGCGATAACAGTTTGCCTTGAGTAACATGAATTTCCATTTTGTAACCCGGAGAATTTCCTGCCAAAGTCTTTTTCACTGCGACATGATTTTGTACCTCCTGTGAGTCACACAAATTCAAACTTGTTTCAATTGACGCGAATGTCATTGTGATAACATGGTTCAAAGTTTCTTGGAAGTTGGAAGTGGCACAATCGAAGTTACGTGTCGCTGACACCTATTCCTTGATGTATTCTGGTACTGGAGTCGCTAGGCAACATAACTGTTAACTGAACCGCTGTCAGGAGGGCTTTCTTGTTTATGCCCCgcgaaaaacaaaagaaaaaatataataataatcataagtTTTTAATTAGCACTTCAACAAATCTAGAATTTTGCGTTGGTAGTTTGTAGTATGTAGATATCAGTTACAGAGATCAATTTATTATCGAGCATGAGATAAAATTATTAATTGCTTAAAGCTgataaaaaacaactttttcgaTTGTTCAACTCCAACTGTGGGGAATCTGAAGTGTTGTCCAATCTTCTAAAGGAATGGTTATCTGAATGCCAAAAGACTGCAggaattcaaaataattaccAACTTGCAAAATCGAGTTTTTCTGGCAGTTATAGAAACGTTTGATTTTTTCATTATGGggtattttttaaagttgtcAAATTTTGTACCTATTACCTTTGACTGAAGCGAGTAAGGAGAGTATTTCTTCATTCTCTGATCGATAATctaaaaacacaaattaagCACAATCGTTGCGAGAGGCTTCCTTGTTATCATGGTACTTAAGTTAAATCATCGTTTGCCGGCGAGCGATTGTGAAGAAGAAAAGAGTTGTTAATTGTTACGGTATAATCGAACCGACAGAAAGAACACTACAATCTTAcgaactcaactactttattgaACAACGAGTAATATTATTAACAAGTGGCGACTCCTAAAGGCTGTACAATAATTATCCTCAATAAGCTTACCCAAGGCCACCACAGTCTACATCTTAGCTCACCGCTGACACAATCTCACAATTCTCTCCAAGTTCCTCGGAATGAACAATTTTCCACGGTGACTTGGCACTCTACaaatttctagaaacttattttttacatttattatcCATAAGAAACGTTGTTTCCTATCAAGGCGACAATATCTTGTAGCGAAACGATGTCTTGCCGGCATAGTTATGGCATTGTTAGATGAATTGTGTGTTGACCGCTGATTAGTTCGTTCGCGGTATTTTGTTCATTACGAAACAAAATGGCGCTCGAGTGTACTCCTAGTTATGGATACTTAAGTGCAACAGTTTTACGAATGTTTAGACCTTCAAAAGCTGTAAAATGTCTTAAATTCAGTACATTCATGAATCACAGAAATGGTATTTCACTGAAAAGTGGAGGCATAATCGAATGTTTTCGGGGTAAGCTGTTTTTTATTCACTCGTGACTGAGTTTTATGAAATGAAGCAGGTTCGCTTTTATGCTTCGCTTTTGGCCTACAGTGTTAAAGAATAACTGTCTTTTAAATTCTCCTCCACCAGGTCAATAAAAGGAGGCTATATTCTTCgccttttctcaaaagagtGACTTAATTTAACCTGTGAAACAACTgtggaggaaaaagaaatgaaattcacCGTCAAGGTCAGTAGACAAATTTAAATATGGATACATTAGAAATTTATGCCGTTGTTGTGAGGAAGCTGATTCACTGTCACGGATTCACGTAAGCTAACTAACGTAATATTAGTGTAGTCCAGAAGGGGAATTTCACCGTGAACTGGAAGCAGTTTTATCAAAGGAACTatactttttattatttattagaATGACTTAACAGTATGTCGATGTTTAGAAGTTTACACTGACTGCCAGGACGCCGTTGTGCCACTATAGTTATGTATTAGCTCAGTAGCGACTGTGGCAAAAAAGGCAGATCAGTTAGAGAATATATGAAGTTTACAAATGGAGATATCTTATGTATATATTCAATACACAAGGAATTGAATTAGCCTGATCAACGATTGATGGCTTAGTTGAACTGAGAAAGGCAATAGCTCACACTTGCAAAAGAGACCGTTCAATCTCAGTGTGAGCTAATTGTCCCATGTTGTAACCTTGTTACGAACACATGAAATGTTTGAGTTTTTCATTAAGGACCGGTCATTAATGAtgtcggggggaggggggggggggaggagaggaaAAATATGTTACAAAGACCAAAATTTACAAGCTCCCCCCTTCCAGGCCATATAAATAGGAAGTAACTCCCCCTTCTTAATTCAATATTGACGAGATGACCCCCCTGTCACCTCATGTCTCTTCTTCTATGCCTagtaactgttaaaattcatgcCACACACAACTGTAAGATGATTATTTTGCATAAAAACCCAACTTGGGCAATGGAAAACTCTTAAAATATACCTCAAACTGCTGAGGCCACCTAAACTTCTTGATAAAAATTTAAGCTTCCCCCCACTCAAGTCAATCTGAAATAGCCTTGAccccccctcccttccttctttttttcctccCCCCTCTacataaataatgaccggtccctTCGTCTGGCCAATAAATTTAGTTCATTTCCGAACCTTCTTCAACATGTTTACTTGCGCCAAAGATAATCGAATCTTTTATATGTGGCGCGGGTCTTACGTCTTTCTGACAATATTTCGCAAGCTATGTAGCTTGCGGATTCAGGAGATTAAAATTAAGTGTTAGTTCCTAGGGTAAGTTCTGTTTGATCCGTGGTTTCATTTCTGCCTCTTGGTCTGCAACATCGTTTTCGTCCAAACAGTATGATGCAGAATGCCTTTCTGAATTCCTTGTTCATACACGCGTACACAATGGGGTTGAACACCGAGTTTGAGTAGTGCATCCATTTGGCCACAACAACGGATTGCTCTGTTACACATCCATCACAAAAACCATACACTATGTTTATGATGAAGAAGGGTCCCCAACTGATCACAAAAGCGCCCATTACGACGGCTAACGTTTTTGCGGCGCGCATCTCCGACGCCAGGAGAAAGTTTTTGACGTTGCCTTTTATCATGAGCGCTATTTGGCGCGCTTGAAAGCGCgcagttttgaaaataaatctgTAAGAAATACACATGATTAGAAGCGGCACAAAAAAGCAACTGATAACTATCATTAGTTCGTATTTTGG from Pocillopora verrucosa isolate sample1 chromosome 1, ASM3666991v2, whole genome shotgun sequence includes:
- the LOC131800148 gene encoding D(1)-like dopamine receptor, with amino-acid sequence MNQTNLFKSESELNNSTMGERSSPLNILSFSFLLMIMLMTLFGNTLVILAFKKNSKIRTVTNYFVVSLSVADILVAITSMPIWAAYPLFGARLKESILKIWTFMDILCGVASITNLTAISIERYVCIAYPFDYQITVTSRKAILILIIIWLFSVLMSSLKIVLWEVPPPKYELTVVISCFFIPLLIMCIFYTCIFRTVRFQIRQISLATNVNMKRFRLASELRAAKTIAVVIGAFVVCWGPFFILNTVYGFCNGCVPAVTIVVAKWMHYTNSVLNPILYACMHKEFRKAFFVTLLGRKRVFRRRGMEKSSSNGTELVQF